In the Chlorobium limicola DSM 245 genome, one interval contains:
- the accC gene encoding acetyl-CoA carboxylase biotin carboxylase subunit — protein MFKKILVANRGEIALRVMQTCRELGISTVAVYSTADAQSMHVKYADEAVCIGPPSSRESYLNISRIIAAAELTNADAIHPGYGFLAENEDFAEVCASLSIKFIGPTARMINQMGDKNTAKATMIAAGVPVVPGSQGLVTDLQEALATAEKTGYPVIIKPTAGGGGKGMRVVHEDSQLDKALKTARNEAEQAFGNSGVYIEKYLENPRHVEIQILSDQHGNTIHLGERDCTVQRRHQKLIEETPSPAVDDALRKRMGDAAVAAARAINYEGAGTIEFLLDRHRNFYFMEMNTRIQVEHPVTEERYDVDLVKEQILIAAGESIEGRTYKPKGHSIECRINAEDPEHLFRPSPGRLEVFHTPGGHGVRVDSHAYASYVVPPNYDSMIAKLIVTAHSREEAIARMSRALDEFIVAGVKTTIPFHKQVMNSPVFRSGDFDTGFLDSFRFEKK, from the coding sequence GTGTTTAAAAAAATACTTGTCGCAAATCGTGGAGAGATTGCCCTGCGCGTCATGCAGACCTGCCGGGAACTGGGTATCAGTACCGTTGCTGTCTATTCAACCGCAGATGCCCAGTCGATGCATGTCAAATATGCCGATGAAGCCGTCTGTATTGGCCCGCCGAGCTCACGGGAAAGTTATCTGAACATTTCGAGAATCATAGCCGCTGCAGAACTCACCAATGCCGATGCCATCCATCCGGGATATGGTTTTCTCGCTGAAAACGAAGACTTCGCCGAAGTGTGCGCCTCGCTCAGCATCAAGTTCATCGGCCCTACTGCCCGGATGATCAATCAGATGGGAGACAAGAATACTGCCAAAGCCACCATGATTGCCGCAGGAGTGCCGGTCGTTCCCGGAAGTCAGGGACTGGTGACCGATCTGCAGGAGGCTCTGGCAACTGCCGAAAAAACCGGATATCCGGTGATTATCAAACCAACGGCCGGAGGCGGAGGAAAAGGCATGCGTGTGGTTCATGAGGACAGTCAGCTCGACAAGGCCCTCAAAACCGCAAGAAACGAAGCAGAACAGGCTTTCGGCAACAGCGGAGTGTACATAGAGAAATATCTTGAAAATCCACGCCATGTGGAGATCCAGATCCTTTCTGACCAGCACGGCAACACCATACATCTCGGTGAACGGGACTGTACCGTACAGCGCCGTCATCAGAAGCTGATCGAGGAGACGCCCTCACCGGCTGTTGATGATGCATTGAGAAAAAGAATGGGCGATGCCGCCGTTGCAGCTGCACGGGCGATCAATTATGAAGGTGCAGGTACCATCGAATTCCTGCTCGATCGACACAGGAATTTTTATTTCATGGAAATGAACACCCGTATCCAGGTGGAACACCCGGTTACGGAAGAACGTTATGATGTCGACCTCGTAAAGGAGCAGATTCTGATTGCAGCGGGAGAATCCATTGAAGGCAGGACATATAAGCCAAAGGGACACTCTATTGAATGCCGTATCAACGCAGAAGATCCGGAGCATCTCTTTCGACCGTCTCCGGGCAGACTGGAGGTATTCCATACGCCGGGAGGCCACGGCGTAAGAGTTGACTCACATGCCTATGCGAGCTATGTCGTGCCTCCGAACTACGACTCCATGATCGCTAAGCTTATCGTAACGGCACACAGCCGGGAAGAGGCTATAGCAAGGATGTCGAGGGCTCTCGACGAGTTTATTGTAGCCGGTGTAAAAACGACCATACCTTTCCATAAACAGGTGATGAACTCCCCGGTCTTCCGAAGCGGCGATTTTGACACTGGTTTTCTCGACTCATTCCGGTTCGAGAAAAAGTAG
- the accB gene encoding acetyl-CoA carboxylase biotin carboxyl carrier protein yields MNLNEIKQLIDIVNSSDLQETIIEEGSFKITLRRFSTGTATNIQPAAAAPAVQQPLSTPPLRPVISSATESAPSAQPAETAAGLIDICSPIVGTFYKSPSPDSAPYVSVNDTFGKGDVLCIIEAMKLMNEIEAEISGTIVEILVENGQPVEYDQPLFRIKP; encoded by the coding sequence ATGAACCTGAATGAAATCAAACAGCTCATTGACATCGTCAATAGCTCTGACCTGCAGGAAACCATTATTGAGGAGGGCTCCTTTAAAATAACCCTCCGTCGCTTCAGCACCGGAACAGCAACCAACATACAGCCGGCCGCTGCCGCTCCTGCGGTACAGCAACCACTCTCGACTCCTCCTCTACGGCCCGTAATTTCTTCAGCAACAGAATCAGCACCATCGGCACAACCGGCAGAAACTGCCGCCGGCCTGATCGATATCTGCTCGCCGATCGTGGGAACCTTCTATAAGTCTCCGTCGCCGGACTCTGCGCCTTATGTGAGCGTGAACGACACGTTCGGGAAAGGCGATGTGCTCTGCATTATCGAAGCCATGAAACTGATGAATGAAATCGAAGCTGAAATATCAGGCACCATCGTTGAAATTCTTGTTGAAAACGGCCAGCCGGTCGAGTACGACCAGCCTCTGTTCCGTATCAAACCGTAA
- the efp gene encoding elongation factor P — protein MTSISNVSKGSIIRFKGEPHIIESLVHRTPGNLRAFYQANMKNLKTGRNVEYRFSASESVDLIVTERKQYQYLYRDGNDYVMMDNDTFDQINVQELSIGPSARFLKDGINVTIIFSDDGSILDVELPTFVEVEVMETSPATKDDRATSGTKPATVETGAEVSVPMFIQCGSVIRVDTRTGEYIERVKK, from the coding sequence ATGACGTCCATCAGCAACGTGTCGAAAGGCTCTATAATTCGTTTCAAAGGAGAACCTCATATCATTGAAAGCCTTGTTCACCGTACCCCGGGAAATCTTCGTGCATTCTATCAGGCTAACATGAAGAATCTGAAAACCGGAAGGAATGTGGAGTACCGGTTCAGTGCATCGGAATCGGTTGACCTTATCGTTACCGAACGAAAGCAGTATCAATACCTCTACCGTGACGGAAACGACTATGTCATGATGGACAACGACACCTTCGACCAGATCAACGTACAGGAGCTCTCCATCGGCCCGTCAGCCCGCTTCCTTAAAGACGGCATCAACGTGACCATCATCTTTTCCGATGACGGATCTATTCTTGACGTCGAACTCCCGACATTCGTTGAAGTCGAAGTAATGGAAACAAGTCCCGCCACAAAGGACGATCGCGCAACCAGCGGCACGAAACCGGCAACGGTTGAAACAGGCGCGGAGGTGAGTGTCCCCATGTTCATCCAGTGCGGCAGTGTTATCCGTGTCGATACCCGTACCGGAGAGTATATCGAACGCGTTAAAAAATAG
- a CDS encoding HU family DNA-binding protein yields the protein MTTSHMSKAELVEKIASQAGLTKADAERAVNAFINVVTASLKDGDDVTLVGFGTFTTGDRAERQGRNPQTGETITIAAKKVVKFKPGKALKDEVGA from the coding sequence ATAACAACATCCCATATGTCAAAAGCTGAGTTAGTAGAGAAAATAGCCTCACAGGCAGGATTGACAAAAGCCGACGCAGAGCGAGCAGTAAATGCTTTCATTAATGTTGTAACAGCATCACTGAAAGATGGTGACGATGTTACACTGGTTGGTTTCGGAACCTTCACAACCGGAGACAGGGCAGAACGCCAGGGAAGAAATCCCCAGACCGGCGAAACCATTACCATTGCGGCAAAGAAAGTTGTCAAATTCAAACCGGGCAAAGCTCTCAAAGACGAGGTCGGCGCCTGA
- a CDS encoding acetyl-CoA carboxylase carboxyltransferase subunit alpha → MAGKVILDFEKPLFELEAKLEEMRVCLRGSAREQDQQDADMLHRDIALLEQKVDALRRSIYKNLTRWQKVQLARHPERPYTLDYIYMMTRDFVELSGDRHFKDDKAIVGGFARLEESASGFSQTVMMIGHQKGRDTKSNLYRNFGMAQPEGYRKALRLMKLAEKFRKPVITLIDTPGAFPGIEAEERGQAEAIARNLFEMARLSVPIICVIIGEGASGGAIGIGVGDRVFMAENSWYSVISPESCSSILWRSWNYKEQAAEALKLTADDLLRQGIIDRIVPEPLGGAHTEPEAMAGTLKEMLVEELRDLMSKESDVLVRERVDKFSGMGVWDE, encoded by the coding sequence ATGGCAGGCAAGGTCATTCTTGATTTTGAAAAGCCCCTTTTTGAGCTTGAGGCCAAGCTTGAAGAGATGCGGGTCTGTCTCAGAGGCAGTGCAAGAGAGCAGGACCAGCAGGATGCCGATATGCTGCATCGCGACATTGCGCTGCTTGAGCAGAAGGTCGATGCGCTCAGGAGATCGATCTATAAGAATCTTACCCGCTGGCAGAAAGTACAGCTCGCACGCCATCCGGAACGTCCCTATACGCTTGATTATATCTATATGATGACCAGGGACTTTGTCGAGCTTTCCGGCGACCGGCATTTCAAAGATGACAAGGCGATTGTAGGCGGGTTTGCCCGTCTTGAGGAGAGTGCCTCAGGGTTTTCGCAGACCGTCATGATGATCGGCCATCAGAAGGGACGCGATACCAAGTCCAATCTCTACCGGAACTTCGGTATGGCTCAGCCCGAAGGGTACCGCAAGGCGCTTCGTCTCATGAAACTTGCCGAAAAGTTTCGCAAACCGGTCATAACGCTGATTGATACTCCAGGCGCTTTTCCCGGTATAGAAGCCGAGGAGCGGGGCCAGGCGGAAGCCATTGCCCGAAACCTTTTTGAAATGGCCCGTCTGAGTGTGCCGATTATCTGTGTGATCATCGGTGAAGGGGCGAGCGGAGGCGCTATCGGTATCGGTGTTGGCGACAGAGTTTTTATGGCCGAAAACAGCTGGTACTCGGTTATTTCTCCTGAAAGCTGTTCCTCGATTCTCTGGAGAAGCTGGAACTACAAGGAGCAGGCGGCAGAGGCTCTGAAACTTACTGCAGACGACCTGCTTCGTCAGGGTATTATCGACAGGATCGTACCGGAACCGCTTGGCGGGGCTCATACGGAACCTGAAGCCATGGCCGGGACGCTCAAGGAGATGCTTGTCGAGGAGTTGCGCGATCTCATGTCGAAAGAATCGGATGTTCTGGTCAGGGAAAGGGTAGATAAATTCTCCGGCATGGGCGTATGGGATGAGTAG
- a CDS encoding 2-oxoacid:ferredoxin oxidoreductase subunit beta, producing the protein MTDTLAQLTAKDFTSNQEPKWCPGCGDFAVLQQLKNAMADLGLKTEEVVVVSGIGCSSRLPYYIATYGVHGIHGRALAMASGLKTARPELSVWVGTGDGDALSIGGNHYIHTVRRNLDLNVILFNNEIYGLTKGQYSPTSKVGLRTVTSPNGVVDHPINTAALTLGAGGTFFARVMDRDGKIMRDIFKRAAEHKGTSLVEIYQNCPIFNDGAFDPFTDKDRKADTTLYLEQGKPLIFGKNNDKGIRLDGFTPVIVDLGDPSVSQDDLWIHDEKDFIKANMLARFFDDPDASEDFLPRPFGIFYVEDRYTYESALSAQIEKAQENGEGTLEELLAGSNTWTIG; encoded by the coding sequence ATGACCGATACACTCGCCCAACTGACTGCAAAGGATTTCACATCAAACCAGGAGCCGAAATGGTGCCCGGGATGCGGCGATTTCGCAGTCCTGCAGCAACTGAAAAACGCCATGGCCGACCTCGGACTGAAAACTGAAGAAGTTGTCGTGGTTTCAGGTATCGGCTGCTCTTCGAGACTTCCGTACTATATTGCCACCTATGGTGTCCACGGCATACATGGACGAGCGCTTGCCATGGCATCGGGGCTGAAAACAGCCCGCCCGGAACTCAGCGTATGGGTCGGCACGGGAGATGGCGACGCACTCTCCATCGGGGGCAACCATTACATCCATACAGTAAGAAGAAATCTCGATTTGAATGTCATTCTGTTCAATAACGAGATTTACGGCCTTACCAAAGGACAGTACTCTCCTACATCGAAAGTCGGACTGAGAACGGTCACTTCGCCAAACGGCGTTGTGGATCACCCGATCAACACCGCAGCCCTGACGCTTGGAGCAGGAGGAACCTTCTTCGCAAGGGTTATGGACCGTGACGGAAAAATCATGCGCGATATTTTCAAACGGGCGGCAGAACATAAGGGAACCTCATTGGTCGAGATCTATCAGAACTGCCCCATTTTCAACGACGGGGCATTCGATCCCTTTACCGACAAGGATCGTAAAGCTGATACCACCCTCTACCTCGAACAGGGAAAACCTCTGATTTTCGGCAAAAATAACGATAAAGGCATCAGGCTGGACGGCTTTACCCCGGTCATTGTCGATCTCGGCGATCCCTCCGTATCGCAAGACGATCTCTGGATACACGATGAGAAAGACTTCATCAAGGCTAATATGCTTGCGCGATTCTTTGACGATCCTGATGCTTCCGAGGATTTCCTTCCGAGGCCGTTCGGCATCTTCTACGTGGAAGATCGCTATACCTACGAATCAGCCCTCTCTGCACAGATCGAGAAAGCCCAGGAGAACGGCGAGGGAACGCTCGAGGAGCTTCTTGCCGGCAGCAACACCTGGACTATCGGATAA
- a CDS encoding 2-oxoacid:acceptor oxidoreductase subunit alpha, with protein sequence MSDTTILNREDMVTAKNSVSVLFAGDSGDGMQLTGTQFANTVAVYGSDLNTFPNFPSEIRPPAGTVAGVSGFQLQFGTSSVYTPGAKFDVMIAMNAAALKANLKNLHHGGIIITDTDGFDAKNLKLSGYGEENNPLRDGTLKDYTVFEIPVVSLTRTALAETGLSTKNIDRCKNMFVLGVLYWLYSLPLETTIKTLKTKFAKKLDLAEANIKAVTAGYNFGDETEMFSQHGRFSVAPADKKPGLYRRVTGNEASAIGLAAAAKKAGLNLFLGSYPITPATEILQTLAGLKKWGVKTFQAEDEIAGVLSSIGAAYGGALAATNTSGPGLALKSEGLGLAVILEIPLVIINVMRGGPSTGLPTKPEQSDLLMAMYGRHGDAPMPVIAAKSPVDCFYAAYEAAKIAVEYMTPVLCLTDGYLALSSEPMLVPSPDELASITPVFSPARKADDPPYLPYKRDDRAVRPWAKPGTPGLEHRIGGLEKQHETGNVSHDPANHELMTKLRAEKVARVADIIPDLTIDNGPENGDVLVLGWGSTYGAIKKAVEQALEGGCSVAHAHLRYINPFPKNLGEVMGHYKKVLIPENNCGQLLSMIRDKFLIEPVGFSKVQGLPFNEMEIEAKITDILKEL encoded by the coding sequence ATGAGCGACACAACAATCTTAAACAGAGAAGATATGGTAACCGCAAAAAACAGCGTCTCCGTACTTTTTGCCGGCGATTCAGGAGACGGCATGCAGCTTACAGGCACCCAGTTTGCCAACACCGTTGCAGTTTACGGATCCGACCTCAATACCTTTCCGAACTTTCCATCGGAAATCCGGCCTCCTGCAGGAACCGTAGCGGGCGTATCGGGATTTCAGTTACAGTTCGGCACATCCAGCGTTTATACCCCGGGTGCAAAGTTTGACGTCATGATCGCCATGAACGCAGCAGCGCTCAAGGCAAATCTGAAAAACCTGCACCACGGCGGCATCATCATCACTGACACGGATGGTTTCGATGCCAAAAACCTGAAACTTTCCGGCTATGGAGAAGAAAACAATCCGCTGCGCGACGGAACACTGAAAGATTACACTGTTTTTGAGATTCCTGTTGTATCGCTGACCCGTACAGCCCTTGCCGAAACCGGCCTCAGCACCAAGAATATCGACCGCTGCAAGAACATGTTCGTGCTCGGCGTCCTCTACTGGCTCTACAGCCTCCCGCTCGAAACCACGATCAAAACGCTGAAAACGAAATTTGCGAAAAAGCTCGACCTTGCTGAAGCCAACATAAAGGCGGTTACGGCCGGCTACAATTTCGGTGACGAAACCGAGATGTTCTCGCAGCACGGACGGTTCAGCGTCGCTCCGGCAGACAAGAAACCCGGCCTCTACCGCCGCGTCACCGGTAACGAAGCGTCGGCCATCGGTCTTGCCGCCGCGGCGAAAAAAGCCGGTCTGAATCTCTTCCTCGGATCTTACCCCATCACCCCGGCGACGGAAATCCTGCAGACTCTTGCCGGCCTGAAAAAATGGGGTGTCAAGACCTTCCAGGCAGAAGACGAAATTGCCGGTGTGCTTTCCAGTATCGGCGCGGCTTATGGCGGCGCTCTTGCTGCAACCAATACTTCCGGTCCCGGTCTGGCACTGAAATCCGAAGGACTCGGACTGGCCGTCATTCTTGAAATTCCTCTGGTCATCATCAATGTCATGAGAGGCGGCCCTTCTACAGGCCTGCCGACAAAACCGGAACAGTCCGATCTTCTTATGGCCATGTACGGACGCCATGGCGATGCACCTATGCCGGTCATAGCCGCGAAATCACCGGTCGATTGCTTCTATGCCGCCTATGAGGCTGCAAAGATCGCCGTCGAGTACATGACCCCGGTTCTCTGCCTTACAGACGGATATCTGGCGCTCAGCTCCGAACCCATGCTGGTGCCTTCTCCCGATGAGCTTGCTTCGATCACTCCGGTATTTTCGCCTGCGCGAAAAGCCGATGATCCGCCATACCTTCCTTACAAGCGTGACGATCGCGCCGTGCGCCCATGGGCAAAACCCGGTACGCCCGGCCTCGAACACCGCATCGGCGGCCTTGAAAAGCAGCATGAAACCGGCAACGTGTCGCACGATCCGGCAAACCATGAGCTGATGACAAAACTGCGCGCCGAGAAGGTAGCAAGAGTGGCAGACATCATTCCCGACCTTACCATCGACAACGGACCGGAAAACGGCGACGTTCTGGTGCTCGGATGGGGATCGACCTACGGAGCAATAAAAAAAGCCGTGGAGCAGGCGCTCGAAGGAGGCTGCAGCGTTGCACATGCTCATCTTCGCTATATCAATCCGTTCCCGAAAAATCTCGGCGAGGTAATGGGGCATTACAAAAAAGTGCTGATTCCCGAAAACAACTGCGGTCAGCTGCTCTCCATGATCAGGGATAAATTCCTTATCGAACCTGTCGGATTCAGCAAGGTCCAGGGCCTGCCGTTCAACGAAATGGAAATCGAAGCAAAAATCACCGATATCTTAAAGGAGCTTTAA
- the alaS gene encoding alanine--tRNA ligase: MKSREIRQSFLDFFAGKEHKIVRSAPVIPADDPTLLFTNAGMNQFKDVFLGKGSRPYVRAADTQKCIRASGKHNDLEDVGRDTYHHTFFEMLGNWSFGDYYKKEAISWAWELLTSVWKLPKERLYATVFRDDDESFQLWQTVTDIPHDHILRFGEKDNFWEMGESGPCGPCSEIHIDLTEDGSGKSLVNVGDYRVIELWNLVFIQYNRQGDGRLEPLPQRHVDTGMGFERVCAVMQGKGSNYDTDVFRPLFDRITEITGVVYKATMDDPCDIAMRVIADHARTLTFALSDGAMPSNEGRGYVLRRILRRALRYSKTLGCSEPILHQLVGTLAVSMGEEFPELVKQQETVSRIVRAEEESFLATLDRGIEIFNEVIAGARAAGAAAITGDDAFRLYDTFGFPLDLTRLMAAEAGFEVDEPGFEHCMQEQKTRARQDRKDKRQLQEDGGEWMWFSEERTSVFTGYDSLEELSSIAGVSMLPDRVLLVLDRTPFYAESGGQSGDCGWIETAEYRLKVSDTRKDGDAIVHVVTEAHDTARDSAIDPADVSFDGGKLACRASVDRANRQGTERNHTATHLLHAALRRILGQHVQQKGSFVSAERLRFDFSHFSKLTSGELESVESEVNEQIRSAETVIKHQDVPYDEALGKGALAFFGDKYADRVRVVEIPGLSIELCGGTHVDSIGQIGLFKIVSESSVASGVRRIEALTGKAAEQLMWKEYRELQEIRHMLKLKAEEPVTAKIVELAESKKELEKLLQEYRSSALADILLHALDASEEVNGIRIMARMLDHVDAEALRQATLALREKVAGSAGILCTVDEGKVSLIAFAGDRAVRDFGIDAGKLVREAAKNVQGGGGGKPEFATAGGKNPEGIEKAFEVFVAAVREKVSAV; the protein is encoded by the coding sequence ATGAAATCCAGAGAAATAAGGCAGTCGTTTTTAGATTTTTTTGCCGGCAAAGAACATAAAATCGTCCGTTCGGCTCCGGTAATTCCGGCAGACGATCCGACATTGCTCTTTACCAATGCCGGAATGAACCAGTTCAAAGACGTGTTTCTCGGAAAGGGTTCCCGTCCCTATGTCAGGGCTGCCGATACCCAGAAATGCATCAGGGCTTCAGGAAAGCACAACGACCTTGAAGATGTGGGAAGGGACACCTACCATCACACTTTTTTTGAGATGCTCGGCAACTGGTCCTTCGGTGATTACTATAAAAAAGAGGCTATTTCCTGGGCCTGGGAGTTGCTTACCTCTGTCTGGAAACTTCCAAAAGAACGACTCTACGCTACCGTTTTCCGCGATGACGACGAGAGCTTCCAGCTCTGGCAGACAGTGACGGATATTCCGCACGATCACATTCTCCGGTTCGGCGAAAAAGATAACTTCTGGGAAATGGGAGAGTCCGGTCCCTGCGGTCCCTGTTCGGAAATTCATATTGACCTGACGGAGGATGGTTCCGGAAAATCGCTGGTCAATGTCGGCGATTACCGGGTAATCGAACTCTGGAACCTTGTTTTTATCCAGTACAACCGCCAGGGCGACGGACGCCTCGAGCCGCTGCCGCAGAGACATGTCGATACCGGTATGGGTTTCGAGCGGGTCTGCGCTGTCATGCAGGGGAAAGGTTCGAATTACGATACCGATGTTTTTCGGCCTCTTTTCGACCGGATTACCGAAATTACCGGGGTCGTGTATAAAGCCACCATGGACGATCCGTGCGATATTGCCATGCGGGTGATTGCCGATCATGCAAGGACGCTGACCTTTGCGCTCTCTGACGGCGCCATGCCCTCCAACGAAGGGCGCGGATACGTGCTTCGCAGAATTCTGCGCAGGGCATTGCGCTATTCCAAAACGCTTGGCTGCAGCGAACCGATTCTCCACCAGCTCGTGGGGACTCTTGCCGTGTCGATGGGCGAAGAGTTTCCCGAACTGGTGAAGCAGCAGGAGACGGTATCGAGAATCGTCAGGGCTGAAGAGGAGAGTTTTCTTGCAACGCTCGACCGCGGCATTGAAATTTTCAATGAAGTCATTGCCGGAGCCAGGGCTGCCGGTGCTGCCGCCATAACTGGCGATGATGCGTTCAGGCTGTACGATACCTTTGGATTTCCGCTCGATCTTACCAGACTTATGGCTGCTGAAGCAGGATTCGAGGTCGATGAACCGGGATTCGAACACTGCATGCAGGAGCAGAAAACCCGCGCCCGGCAGGACAGGAAAGACAAACGGCAGCTTCAGGAAGACGGCGGGGAGTGGATGTGGTTCTCCGAAGAGAGAACTTCGGTATTCACCGGTTATGACTCGCTTGAAGAGCTCTCCTCCATTGCCGGAGTGAGCATGCTGCCCGACAGGGTTCTTCTCGTGCTTGATCGCACACCGTTTTATGCGGAAAGCGGCGGGCAGTCGGGCGATTGCGGATGGATAGAAACCGCGGAGTACCGTCTGAAGGTATCCGATACCCGAAAGGATGGAGACGCAATCGTTCATGTCGTCACGGAAGCTCACGATACCGCTCGCGACAGCGCAATCGACCCTGCCGATGTGTCGTTCGACGGCGGAAAACTGGCCTGCCGGGCATCGGTTGACCGGGCGAACCGTCAGGGAACGGAGCGGAACCATACGGCGACGCACCTCCTGCATGCCGCATTGCGAAGGATTCTTGGCCAGCATGTGCAGCAGAAAGGTTCGTTCGTCAGTGCCGAACGGTTGCGGTTCGATTTCAGTCACTTTTCAAAACTCACCTCCGGGGAGCTCGAAAGCGTCGAATCCGAGGTCAATGAACAGATCAGAAGCGCCGAAACGGTAATAAAGCATCAGGATGTGCCTTACGACGAGGCGCTCGGAAAAGGTGCTCTTGCCTTTTTCGGCGATAAATATGCCGACCGTGTACGGGTAGTCGAAATTCCCGGTCTGTCGATCGAGCTTTGCGGCGGTACGCATGTGGACAGTATCGGCCAGATCGGCCTCTTCAAGATCGTCAGCGAATCGTCGGTCGCTTCCGGCGTTCGCCGTATAGAGGCCTTGACCGGAAAAGCGGCGGAGCAGCTCATGTGGAAAGAGTACCGCGAACTGCAGGAGATCCGTCACATGCTGAAGCTCAAGGCCGAAGAACCGGTGACGGCCAAAATCGTCGAACTGGCGGAATCGAAGAAGGAACTTGAGAAGCTGCTGCAGGAGTACCGTTCTTCCGCTCTTGCCGACATCCTGCTTCACGCGCTCGATGCTTCCGAAGAGGTCAACGGTATCCGCATCATGGCCCGGATGCTCGATCATGTGGACGCCGAAGCGCTTCGCCAGGCAACGCTTGCGCTGCGCGAAAAGGTTGCCGGTTCGGCCGGGATCCTCTGTACCGTGGATGAAGGGAAGGTATCGCTTATCGCTTTTGCCGGAGATCGCGCGGTCAGGGATTTCGGCATCGATGCCGGAAAGCTCGTCCGCGAAGCTGCCAAAAATGTTCAGGGTGGCGGTGGCGGCAAGCCCGAGTTTGCCACTGCCGGCGGAAAAAATCCGGAAGGAATAGAGAAAGCTTTTGAAGTATTTGTTGCCGCAGTCAGAGAAAAGGTCTCGGCTGTATAA